Within Desulfolithobacter dissulfuricans, the genomic segment TTGACTATGCCGGTCAGACCGTTGATATCGTTGATGCGGCAACCGGCGCAGTCAGCAAGGCTCAGGTCTTTGTCGCCGTACTGGGTGCGAGCAGTTACACCTATGCCGAGGCCACCGCCACCCAGGGCCTTGAGGACTGGATCGGCTCCCATGTCCGCGCGTTTTCCTTTTACGGCGGTGTTCCCGAGGCCGTTATCCCCGACAACCTGAAAAGTGGTGTCAGCAAGCCAAATCGCTACGAGCCGGACATCAACCCCACCTACAACGATCTGGCCCGCCACTACCAAACGGTGATCCTTCCGGCCAGGGTTCGCAAGCCTCGGGACAAGGCTAAGGCAGAGAATGGTGTTCTGTTGGTGGAACGGTGGATACTGGCCAGGCTCCGCAAGCATACCTTTTTCTCTCTTGATGAGTTGAACCTGGAGATCAAGCGGTTACTCCGGGACCTCAACGAAAAGCCCTTCCAGAAGCTTCCCGGCAGCAGAAAGAGCCGCTTTGAAGAGCTCGACAGGCCTGCCCTGAAACCGCTGCCGGCAGCCGTCTACGAGCTGGCCCAATGGAAGAGGGCCACAGTCCACATCGACTATCACGTTGAGGTGGAGAAACATTACTACTCTGTCCCCTACACCCTGGTGAAAAAGAAACTGGATGTCCGCTATACCGCAAGTACAGTGGAGTGTTTCTACCGCAACAAACGGGTTGCCTGCCACCTTCGCGATGACCGGGCAGGACGCCATACCACCATCAAGGAGCACATGCCTGTCAGTCATCAACGATACCTTGACTGGACTCCTGATCGGTTCAGGCGGTGGGCTGCAAAGATCGGTCCGCAGACCCTCGTATTGACCGAGACCATGCTGGTCAAGAGAGGGCATCCGCAACAGGCCTACCGGTCATTGCTGGGCATTCTCAGGCTGGGCAAGTCCTACGGTGACAAACGGCTTGAGGCGGCATGCGGACGTGCCCTGCACATTAACGCCTTCTCGTATCGCAGCATAGAATCCATTCTCAAGAACGGGCTGGATCAGAAACCGCTGCCGGGAACCAGCAGAGAAACCACCCCGGTTAAACACGACAATATCCGCGGCGCCGGGTACTACACATCAACAAGCCATTAAAGGAGAATATCATGCTGCTTCACCCGACTCTTGAGAAACTGACCGCTATGCGCTTCACCGGTATGGCCGCAGCCCTGGATGAACAGATGCAGATAGGCGGTCTTGACCATATGGCCTTCGAGGAACGCCTAGGCCTCCTGCTGGACCGTGAACAGGCTGTCCGGGAGACCCGGAGGATGAAGACCAGGCTACGCAAGGCCAAACTGCGTCAGCAGGGTTCTGTTGAAGACATTGACTTCCGCCATCCCCGCGGCCTGGACAAGTCCCTTGTCGCGAGACTGGCTGACTGCCAATGGATCAGGAAGCATCACAACCTGATTATCACCGGCCCCACCGGCGTTGGCAAGTCATACCTTGCCTGCGCCTTTGCCGAGAAGGCCTGCCGGGAGGGGTTCAGCGCCCTTTACCTGCGGACCACCAAGCTCTTCGAAGACCTGAGCCTGGCCAAGGGGGACGGACGGTATCTCAAACTGCTGAGCTCGTACGCCAAGACAGACCTGCTGGTCCTTGATGATTATGGCCTGTTTGAACTGAGCCAGGAACAGCGCCACGATCTGCTTGAAATACTGGAGGACCGTCACGGTCTCAAGTCAACGCTCGTGACCAGCCAACTGCCGGTGGAGAACTGGCATGAACAGATCGGCGATCCGACCCTGGCAGATGCCATTCTGGACCGGCTGGTACACAGTGCCCACAAGATACAACTCAATGGAGAATCTATGAGAAAAAAGACAGCGAACTTGACATGATCAGAGAGAAAAAGGTAATGGACGACTAACAGCGTCGCTACGCTCCGATCAGCTGGCCGGAATCCCGTGGAATGCCTGGCCGGTTTCGCCTGGAATGGGTGGCCGGAATCAGTGGAATACGCAGGTCATGCAGTGCAGAGAGTTTTCACCGCAAGGTCGCGGAAGATCTGCCGGAGTCGCTCAAGCCCGCATTACTTTCTGTTCTGGAACTGATTGGGTGTCAATGGCCAAGTATATTGACCCACATAAGGCCAACAATTTTGACCCATTTCGAGGCTGAAACGGCAGCCGTTTGGCTGTATCCTCTCTCCTTTTCCCAACCATACAAACCGGGAGGAGGCAACCTTGAAGGGGTGGAACATGATACACAAAATCAAAGCGTTACATAGCAATGGGTCGGGGATGTCCATCCGTGGCATTGCGCGACGGCTGGGGATCTCCCGCAACACGGTCCGGAAGTACCTGGCCATGTCCGAAGAGGAGATCCAGGCCCGGCAGAGCAACCGTGAGAGGCGCAAGCTCCTCGATCCCCACCGGGCCTACATCCGGCATCTCATGGAGTCGTTTCCCGGCTTGAGCGCGGTGAAGATCCACCGCAAACTTAAGGAGAAACACCCTGACCTGCCGGTGTCGATCCGGACGGTGCGAAGATACGTGGCCCGGCTCAAGCAGACCTCCACGCTCAAGCAGGAGCGCTATTACGAGCCGGTTCTGGACATGGTCCCCGGGGTCCAATGCCAGGTGGACCCCGGGGAGTTGCGGGGAGTCCTGGTGGCCTGCCAGCCGACGACCGTCTACTTCGTGGTCTTTGTCCTCTCCTATTCGAGGCTGATGTACGTGGGGCTTTCTCCCCGGCCTATCGACACCGGCACGTTCATCCGCATGCACGACGCAGCGTTTCGGTACTTCGGCGGTCGGCCCGAGGAGTGCGTCTACGACCAGACCAGGCTGGTGGTGATCAAGGAACGCTACCGGGAGCTGACCCTCAACGAGCAGTTCCATGGCTATGCCACCGTAGCCGGTTTCCGGATCCGGGCCTGCGAGGGATACGACCCCGAGAGCAAGGGCAAGGTGGAAGCCGGGGTCCGGTACGTAAAGGGTAATGGACTGGCCGGGGAGCATTTCGACTCCTGGGCCGACCTGGAAGCCTATATGGCCGAATGGCTCGACGCCACGGCCAACGCCAGAAAGCACGGCAGCACTGGCGAGTCACCGCGGCAGCGCTACGAGCGGGACGAACGGCGCCACATGCGGCCCTACCTCACCCCGAGCATCGACTTCACCCCCGCCTGCCGGGAGACCCGCAAGGCGGACAAGACCGGGCTCGTCTCCTGGAAGAGCAACCGTTACTCGGTGCCCATGCGTTACCAGCGCGCCACGGTGGGGGTGCGCGAGGAGCAGGACTTCCTGGTGTTCCTGGACCTGGAGACCGGCGAGGAGATCACGCGGCACGCCCTGTGTCACGGCCGGGGCCAGGTGATCAAGAAGAAGTCCCACTACCGGGACAAGGCCCGGCGGATCGCCGACTGCGAGGCGGAGATCCAGCGCCGCCTGGGCGACGACGGCATCCGCATGAGCGCCCTGCTCAAGAAGGGCGCGCCGGACATCTACAAGGACCAGCTGACCGGCCTGATCCGCCTGCTGGACCGCCACGGGATCCCGGCCCCCCTGCTGGCGCATCTCCTCGACCAGCCGCGCCTGACCACCTCCCGCATCGAGGACTACCTGGAGGCGTACCGGAAGCGCCCGGACCTGCTCGACGAACTGCGGACAGGCCAGGAGCCCCGGGAGCGGCCGGCAGCCGCGGCCGACAGCGCCACCAGGGCCATGCTGCGCCCATACGCCGCTATCTGCGAGACAGGGGAGGTGAGCGATGCCGTCCATTGAGACCACCGTTGCCAAGTTCCGCGGCCTGCGCTGTACCAGCATCGCCGCCGGCCTCCCGGACCTGCTCGCCGCCGCCGAGACCAACGAGGTCTCATACCTGGAGTTCGCCGACATGCTGGTGGAGCACGAGCGCCGGCAGCGCAACCACAAGCGCATCCTCCGCAACCGCAAGGCGGCGGGCTTCCCCACAATCAAGCGGCTGGAGGAGTTCGACTACAGATACCAGACCACCATCACCAAGCGCCAGGTCAACGCCCTGCTCGATTTCTCCTTCATCGACAACCGCGAGAACCTGATCTTCATCGGCCCCCGGGCGTGGGCAAGACCCACCTGGCCATCGGCATCGGCCACAAGGCCGTCGAGGCCGGCTACAAGGTCCTCTTCACCCGGGCCGCCGAACTGGTGGAGTCGCTCGACCTGGCCCTGGCCAAGGGCGAGCTCAAGGCCAGGATAACGGCCCTGGCCAAGAACGACCTCCTGATCATCGACGAGCTCGGCTACCTGCCCATGAACAAAACCGCGCTCTACAACCTCTTCCAACTCGTCAACAGCCTGTACGAGTACCGCTCCATCGTCGTCACCACCAACAAGGAGTTCACCGCCTGGGGCGACTTCTTCCACGACGACAACGTGGCGGTGCCCATCATCGACCGCCTGGTCCACCACTCCCGCGTCTATATGCTCGGCGGCGAGAGCTACAGGCTGCGCCAGAAGCTGACAGGGTGACCGCCATGC encodes:
- the istA gene encoding IS21 family transposase, translated to MPKKRLSMRKIREVLRLKYECNRSNRDIGHSCGIGSSTVSDYLQRARMAGLEWPLPDRLDDTALEQRLFPPTIPRNSSRPIPDFQEVHKELQSRKGVTLNLLWQEYKEQHPDGYQYSWFCHGYRDWAVRLDVAMRHEHRAGEKLFVDYAGQTVDIVDAATGAVSKAQVFVAVLGASSYTYAEATATQGLEDWIGSHVRAFSFYGGVPEAVIPDNLKSGVSKPNRYEPDINPTYNDLARHYQTVILPARVRKPRDKAKAENGVLLVERWILARLRKHTFFSLDELNLEIKRLLRDLNEKPFQKLPGSRKSRFEELDRPALKPLPAAVYELAQWKRATVHIDYHVEVEKHYYSVPYTLVKKKLDVRYTASTVECFYRNKRVACHLRDDRAGRHTTIKEHMPVSHQRYLDWTPDRFRRWAAKIGPQTLVLTETMLVKRGHPQQAYRSLLGILRLGKSYGDKRLEAACGRALHINAFSYRSIESILKNGLDQKPLPGTSRETTPVKHDNIRGAGYYTSTSH
- the istA gene encoding IS21 family transposase: MSIRGIARRLGISRNTVRKYLAMSEEEIQARQSNRERRKLLDPHRAYIRHLMESFPGLSAVKIHRKLKEKHPDLPVSIRTVRRYVARLKQTSTLKQERYYEPVLDMVPGVQCQVDPGELRGVLVACQPTTVYFVVFVLSYSRLMYVGLSPRPIDTGTFIRMHDAAFRYFGGRPEECVYDQTRLVVIKERYRELTLNEQFHGYATVAGFRIRACEGYDPESKGKVEAGVRYVKGNGLAGEHFDSWADLEAYMAEWLDATANARKHGSTGESPRQRYERDERRHMRPYLTPSIDFTPACRETRKADKTGLVSWKSNRYSVPMRYQRATVGVREEQDFLVFLDLETGEEITRHALCHGRGQVIKKKSHYRDKARRIADCEAEIQRRLGDDGIRMSALLKKGAPDIYKDQLTGLIRLLDRHGIPAPLLAHLLDQPRLTTSRIEDYLEAYRKRPDLLDELRTGQEPRERPAAAADSATRAMLRPYAAICETGEVSDAVH
- the istB gene encoding IS21-like element helper ATPase IstB; the protein is MLLHPTLEKLTAMRFTGMAAALDEQMQIGGLDHMAFEERLGLLLDREQAVRETRRMKTRLRKAKLRQQGSVEDIDFRHPRGLDKSLVARLADCQWIRKHHNLIITGPTGVGKSYLACAFAEKACREGFSALYLRTTKLFEDLSLAKGDGRYLKLLSSYAKTDLLVLDDYGLFELSQEQRHDLLEILEDRHGLKSTLVTSQLPVENWHEQIGDPTLADAILDRLVHSAHKIQLNGESMRKKTANLT